A window of Felis catus isolate Fca126 chromosome A3, F.catus_Fca126_mat1.0, whole genome shotgun sequence genomic DNA:
AAGCAGGGACTCATATGCTTTATCCTATCCCAGAATCATCCTCAAACAGTCCACTTACAATATCAGGAGCAGGCTCTTCCTTATTGCCTAGCAAACCAACTTGTTTATCCCATGCTTCCTTACCCAGTGACCACTCATGTACACATCCAGCTCCCAAAGTGGGTCTTCTGGAAGAAGTTAGCCCTCCCCAGGCTGAAAGCCTAGGGTTTCAAAGTGATACTCCCCAGTTTCAGTATTTTCGGGAGGACTGTGCTTTTTCAAGTCCATTTTGGAAAGATGAAGGCAGTGCTTCCCAGTTCATCTTTGACCCTCCAGGAAGCAGAAAGGCTTACCCACCAAGAGACAAAGAGATGCCTATCGATCAAAAAAGCTTAAATCAGTGTTCACTCAACTATATCTGTGAGAAGCTTGAACATCTTCAATCAGCTGAGAACCAAGACTCATATGGAAATTTGTCTATGCAGTCTCTGTATGGTGAAGACACTGCCTCTTCCTTTGTCCCCGCCATGCTCTTCAGGAGTCAGCCAAAACCCGGATGGTCTTTTATGTTGAGAATTCCCGAGAAGAAGAACATGATGTCTTCCCGTCAGTGGGGACCAATTTTTCTAAAAGTCTTACCTGGAGGAATTTTGCAAATGTATTATGAGAAGGGGTTAGAAAAACCATTTAAGGAGTTACAGCTCGATCCACATTGCAGGCTTTCTGAACCAAAAGTTGAGAACTGTAGTGTGGCAGGAAAAATCCATACTGTGAAGATTGAACATGTGTCTtacacagaaaaaaggaaataccaTTCTAAGACAGAAGTAGTTCATGAACCAGACATCGAACAGATGCTGAAGTTGGGGTCCACAGAGTACCACGATTTCCTTGACTTCCTGACTACTGTGGAGGAGGAGCTGACAAAGCTGCCAGCTGgttcaaaaccaaaaaagaactATGAGGAACAAGAAATTTCCCTAGAAATTGTGGACAACTTTTGGGGCAAAATCactaaagaagaaggaaaattggTTGAAAGTGCTGTCATAACTCAGATCTATTGCCTCTCTTTTGTAAATGGGAACACAGAATGCTTTTTAACCTTGAATGACCTCGAGCTGCAGAAGCGAAACGATCGCTACTTTGAAAAAGACCCAGAAAAGAAGGGGATTGATATTCTCGACTATCATTTTCATAAGTGTGTGAAAGCACAAGAATTCGGGCAATCAAGAATCATTAAGTTTGTACCGCTGGACGCCTGCCGGTTTGAACTGATGCGTTTTAAGACTTTGTATAACGGGGAGGATCTTCCCTTTTCCCTGAAGTCTGTAGTGGTTGTCCAGGGGGCGTATGTGGAGCTTCAGGCCTTTGTCAACATGGCCCCATTGGCTCAGAGATCTTCCTCTGCCAGTTCCTTGAGGTCCTGTGACAACATAATGATACACTTTCCTGTCCCATCACAGTGGATCAAGGCCCTCTGGACCATGAACCTCCAGAGGCAGAAGTCCCTGAAAGCCAAAATGAACCGCCGGGCATGTCTAGGGAGTTTACATGAACCTGAATCAGAACCTGTTATACAGGTCACTGTGGGGTCAGCAAAATATGAGAGTGCCTACCGGGCCGTGGTATGGAAGATAGACCGGCTTCCTGATAAAAATTCAAGTAAATATTCAATACCCCAAGTTGATTTTCACATGAAATAGCTTAAACGTTTTCACTTGTCTCCTTGGGTTGAAACCAGGCTGAGATAGATAACTTCAGTCCATTGAGGCCTACCATCGCCTGGTAGGAGGTGGAACATTTAGTCAAAcagctgatttatttttgttctctgtgcCTATTTCTACCAGATAAGTTtaccttaaaacaaattttttaataccataaaaaaaaaaaatcctaagctAAGATTTTGTTGTGAATGGTGGCACTGAGTGAAAATTTCTAGTTGGTCTTTTTGACATCAACCACCaacctcaaatattaaaaatattgctcACAGAGCTAAGATTCCCCAATTAACCTTTAAAGATCTCTCATCTGTGAATATACCTGAACTTTTTTTGTATTCTCAGCCAGTACCACATTCTCCttaggtttttttcccttctatttcaaaataagattgCCTTTCAGTTTTACCCAAATTGATTTCATTAGCTGAATTAATTTGTCCATATTGGCTAGTTGTTTCAGAATTAAGTAGACAACAGCCCAagcattaaaaattcagttaatttttaaatttttttgccaagaaaacaatgaatctagaaattcagaattttaaaaatagagtccTAGCACCGCATTTATTTCAGAATAGTAACTTAGTTGTGGGTGTATATAATAGAGCAAAAAAGCAAACTTTGAAATTAAGGCTGCTCCCTGTTTTAGTCCAGTTATTTCTAGCAGAACATTGGGTTATGGAGCTAATTTGGGGGATCTGAGTTGatgtattcactcattcagtcaAACCTTTATTGAGCACATCAGGTAAACCAGGTGCCACATTGGGTGCCGGGGCTAAAGATCAATAAGATCTGATCTCTGCTTCTAAATAGTTCACAGCTGATCTAGTCCTTCagggaaaattaatttcattttaggacCCTTCAGGCTGTGGACTTCAGAAGAAGCATTTTTATAAGGGGCGGACCTATAggagtgtttctcaaacttggctgtATGTTAGGATAGCCTGAGagctttcaaataattttcatgttCAGCCTCTACTCCATGCCAATTAAATTGGAATGTCTGAGGGAGGGGCCTAAGCACCTGTATGTTTCTAGGGCTCCCCAGGTGAACCTGATGTGTGCCAGGGTTGAGAGACACTGCTCTGCAGGCCTTGCAGTGTTCTGGGGGAAGGAAGAGCAAGCTCCAGACTATGATGGATTTGAGGGGTAGCATGGACCATGTCTTTGGGGAGTGCAGGACCACCTTGTCTGACTTGCAGTTTGCTGGCTTAACACCTGTCTTCTGATTGTAGCTCGGGCAAGGGACAGGGCCCAGTAGGCGAGAGACACAGCCGGGTGGCTGAAGAGCCCCAGGCCCTTGTGCAAAAGGGAAGCCCCTGCGCAGTCGTCCTGCCTGACACCGCCCCCACTTCTCGGTTGATGGCGAATTCTGCTCTGCAGTGTTCTCATGACTCATATTAGTTACGGTTCTAGTCCCAAGGAACATCAAGGACAGCTCAGGCTTAAGGCAGGGTGAGGTGGTGATGGGGTGGCATGGTCACAACAGATGGCTTCTAGTGGTGCCTCCTGGTCAACTCCTGTGTGATGGGAATATCTTCCGTGACACAATCCACAGAGGTGATGTTTCCTGCCTTTTATAACTTTGCTGGAGAAGCAAGTTAAAACCATTCTCAGGTTATCTTCATCCTAGGGAAACAAGTTTTGAAGTTTTGAGTACAAAGTTCCAAATGATCTGTTCTCAAAGTCATCTGTGCTACTTTTAGATGAAAGGGGTTATAGAAATCATAatattattgctttttattttactaaaggcaaagggaaagagaggaaggcaggctggAATACCTACTGTAATCTTCTCAATCCATACATGTCTCCTGATGTCTGGGTGATAACCTGACTCCTGATTATGCCTCAGAGAGGAGCACTAGGGGCTCATCCTGCTGGCCTGTCCAGGTGGGGTCAAGAGGGACGGAGGACAGGCTCACAAAGAACCCATTCCAGCTGTTCTGCCTCAGAGCAGACACTCCTGCTAGACCCAATCAGGGCAACCATGCTTATTTTTCAAAGTGAGAACCCATAGGAatcatttatttggaaagagaacaACATGTAAATGTTCTTGTGAAAATGATCCTGTTTATAACCTGTATTTTCCCAGAGCTAATGGTATAGTTAATTGATTCATTCACCAAGAATTTATTGAGAAGAAGAcccattcattccacaaacttCCTGTAGgtactggctctgtgctgggtgcttgGGAGACAGATGCAGACATGCTTCCCACTTCCAGAAACGTAGCAGCCTAGTAGGGGAGACTGACCTGGAAGCAAGTATGAAAATACACTATGTGGAAGTGTGCTGTATGCTAGGCATGTACAAGTGTATATAGTAGGGATTCCAGAGAAAGGAGTGATAAACTGCAGGGGACACTAGAGTTAAACCTGGTGTGGAAGAATCAGTAGGATTCTATCAGGGAtagaaaaagcagaatcagacatgTAGGTGGGGGATCTTAGTTATCTTTTGGGACTGAGGCAGGAAGGACACTGTGAGCCATGctttggggtgtggagtttgccAGCAAGGCTTCTGGAGTGTTTTCAGGCACTACTGTGACAGAATCATCCATGTTTCATCCATCCTTTCTGTTTTAGGAAGTCAGGCGTACAATGCAGAGGAGAAATTCAGGAGCAGATTATAGACATAGGGAGGCCTGATGAACAATGCCAGTGGCAGTGGGAGCACCCAGAAGGAGTGAGGGATGGTTGAGAAATTCAGAGGAGGTGCCCCCATGAAAAGGACAGATTACCTGTGGGTATGGGGGACAGAAGGGGTGCAAGGAGGTTGAGGGCTCTGGCTTTGGTGAATAGGTGATCCATAGTGCCATTGGCTGAGatcacttgggatcctctctttactccttttaaaatc
This region includes:
- the STON1 gene encoding stonin-1: MCSTNPGNWVTFDDDPAFQSSQKSKNLPLENQGICRPNGLKLNLSGAKEFPSGSSSASNTPLSSPIIDFYFSPGPPSNSPLSTPTKDFPGIPGIPKAGTHMLYPIPESSSNSPLTISGAGSSLLPSKPTCLSHASLPSDHSCTHPAPKVGLLEEVSPPQAESLGFQSDTPQFQYFREDCAFSSPFWKDEGSASQFIFDPPGSRKAYPPRDKEMPIDQKSLNQCSLNYICEKLEHLQSAENQDSYGNLSMQSLYGEDTASSFVPAMLFRSQPKPGWSFMLRIPEKKNMMSSRQWGPIFLKVLPGGILQMYYEKGLEKPFKELQLDPHCRLSEPKVENCSVAGKIHTVKIEHVSYTEKRKYHSKTEVVHEPDIEQMLKLGSTEYHDFLDFLTTVEEELTKLPAGSKPKKNYEEQEISLEIVDNFWGKITKEEGKLVESAVITQIYCLSFVNGNTECFLTLNDLELQKRNDRYFEKDPEKKGIDILDYHFHKCVKAQEFGQSRIIKFVPLDACRFELMRFKTLYNGEDLPFSLKSVVVVQGAYVELQAFVNMAPLAQRSSSASSLRSCDNIMIHFPVPSQWIKALWTMNLQRQKSLKAKMNRRACLGSLHEPESEPVIQVTVGSAKYESAYRAVVWKIDRLPDKNSSPDHPHCLSYKLELGSDQEIPSDWYPFATVQFGMLDTCASGTEVRSLGVESDFQPQKHVHQRACYNIQVEIEKKRIKIDGEDPDKAGDCVTQ